One Streptomyces sp. NBC_01237 genomic region harbors:
- a CDS encoding bifunctional DNA primase/polymerase — protein MREILGRRRRLRRKGGPAQLDAALICATAWRWPVLPGVGSAAAGPRGDRGCACPDPECAVPGAHPFDPGLLAATTDERMVRWWWANRPTAPVLLATGGRAPCAVSLPAVAGASALTALDRLGLRLGPVVATPTRWSLLVAPYTLERLGELLHAKDWVPSSLRFHGEGGYLLLPPSEAGTGQAHWERVPGPGSAAPWLPDVEAVLDALVEASTGAPDGGSRLAY, from the coding sequence ATGCGCGAGATCCTCGGAAGGCGACGCAGGCTCCGGCGCAAGGGGGGCCCTGCCCAGCTCGACGCGGCGCTGATCTGTGCCACGGCATGGCGGTGGCCCGTGCTCCCCGGAGTCGGCTCTGCGGCTGCCGGTCCGCGCGGCGATCGCGGCTGCGCCTGCCCCGACCCCGAGTGCGCCGTACCCGGCGCGCACCCCTTCGATCCCGGACTCCTGGCGGCCACCACCGACGAGCGCATGGTGCGCTGGTGGTGGGCCAACCGCCCCACCGCTCCTGTCCTGCTCGCCACCGGAGGCCGCGCGCCCTGCGCGGTGAGCCTGCCCGCCGTGGCCGGCGCGAGCGCACTGACCGCCCTCGACCGCCTGGGTCTGCGCCTGGGGCCCGTGGTGGCGACGCCGACGCGGTGGTCGCTGCTGGTGGCCCCGTACACCCTGGAACGGCTCGGAGAGCTGCTGCACGCCAAGGACTGGGTGCCCAGTTCGCTGCGGTTCCACGGCGAGGGCGGCTATCTCCTCCTGCCGCCGTCCGAGGCCGGTACGGGGCAGGCGCACTGGGAACGGGTGCCGGGCCCCGGGTCCGCGGCACCCTGGCTGCCCGATGTGGAGGCGGTCCTGGACGCGCTGGTCGAAGCGAGCACCGGCGCACCCGACGGCGGCAGCAGACTCGCGTACTGA